A section of the Kluyveromyces lactis strain NRRL Y-1140 chromosome F complete sequence genome encodes:
- a CDS encoding 2-oxo-4-hydroxy-4-carboxy-5-ureidoimidazoline decarboxylase (conserved hypothetical protein) produces the protein MTRLPSIDEFKSSSLNEQIDILDVLFEHSDSLVWFTLQNSRFMASGWNSYVELVNAIKDKLLKVCDDTEAEGISSRGVDHLANIVGAHPRLGDSKQKLSVHSMKEQANLTGSTVDSLEILTWLKTLNDKYEKKYEGLKFVVFVNGRSYDRISKLMEQRINSNNTWFEECRIAINEMTDIAIDRLNKCSEIKGKI, from the coding sequence ATGACAAGATTGCCCAGTATCGATGAATTCAAAAGCTCATCACTTaatgaacaaattgatATTCTAGACGTATTGTTTGAACACAGTGATTCTTTAGTATGGTTCACTCTCCAAAATTCTCGATTCATGGCTAGTGGATGGAATTCTTACGTGGAACTCGTCAACGCCATTAAGGAtaaattattgaaagtGTGCGACGATACAGAGGCAGAAGGAATTAGCAGCCGTGGTGTAGATCATCTGGCTAACATAGTGGGTGCTCATCCAAGACTCGGAGAttcaaaacagaaactgTCTGTCCATTCCATGAAAGAGCAAGCCAACTTAACTGGTAGCACAGTCGATTCTTTAGAAATTTTGACATGGTTAAAGACTTTGAATGACAAGTacgaaaagaaatatgagGGGTTGAAGTTTGTAGTCTTTGTAAATGGCAGATCTTACGATAGAATTAGTAAACTGATGGAGCAAAGAatcaattccaataatACGTGGTTCGAAGAGTGTAGGATAGCCATCAACGAGATGACAGATATCGCCATTGACAGACTTAACAAATGCAGTGAAATTAAGGGCAAGATataa
- the RDI1 gene encoding Rdi1p (highly similar to uniprot|Q12434 Saccharomyces cerevisiae YDL135C RDI1 Rho GDP dissociation inhibitor): MSEEEEFKQFDEENDTYKVGEKKTVEEYKNLDADDEALRKWKDSLGLGGDVLPLEHPGDERRVVIQKIQLIVDTEPAPITFDLTNEKTLKDLASKRYKIKEKSIYHLKITFKVQHEIITGLRYVQYTKKAGIAVDKIDDHLGSYAPNTTKNPFYEVELPESEAPSGFLVRGNYSAVSKFIDDDKNNHLTLNWGVEIVKR, translated from the coding sequence ATgtctgaagaagaggagTTTAAAcaattcgatgaagaaaacgatACATACAAAGTCGGGGAGAAGAAGACTGTAGAAGAATACAAAAACTTAGATGCTGATGATGAGGCGTTaagaaaatggaaagattCTTTAGGATTGGGAGGTGATGTTTTACCATTGGAACATCCTGGGGATGAACGTCGTGTGGTGATccagaagattcagttgatCGTTGACACAGAACCAGCGCCAATTACGTTTGATTTGACAAACGAGAAGACTTTGAAAGACCTGGCCTCAAAGAGAtacaagatcaaagaaaaatctaTTTACCATTTGAAGATCACTTTCAAGGTTCAACACGAAATTATTACTGGCTTAAGATACGTGCAATACACCAAAAAGGCAGGCATTGCAGTTGATAAGATTGATGACCACTTGGGTTCGTATGCTCCAAATACCACAAAGAACCCATTTTATGAGGTGGAATTGCCTGAATCTGAAGCGCCAAGTGGTTTCCTTGTTCGCGGGAATTATTCTGCAGTCTCAAAGTTCATAGATGATGATAAGAACAACCATTTGACTTTGAATTGGGGTGTTGAAATTGTGAAAAGGTGA
- the UFD2 gene encoding ubiquitin-ubiquitin ligase UFD2 (similar to uniprot|P54860 Saccharomyces cerevisiae YDL190C UFD2 Ubiquitin chain assembly factor (E4)) — MTLMRDIFMVTLDPNDSKGCTYVGDIEDVSDLSADCVDPIVLYQLTENESLQEQPLKYLNSCFQRCQQSKRISKKNLDEQQTITLQEIDRLIVGYALVCFQIEEFAIKGSFQQYISDILQDLDKFTDLLTAMINRSIQEGTAFDFVDNFFQTVQVYIGKVDATEGFDLNNSTLYNKVLTLFELFVSFKPVATIFTKLTGFFADYSTAANQYEKVTLLGPILSLSPLQTAVALKNYVDPDSQNQQQINMIHTSLHTEHNVVLQRLFYIVDKIIRASPESRSDLLSYLGQIVNKNHLRRGDHAQVNKLASNSFMTNITLMLIKFSLPFLDVSYKKIDKIDVNYFNNLNLYIDLNQETRMNSDAKEADEFYDQNKKTNEEEPNFISHCFFLTLTYLHYGIGGTILFDERYAPEVTKLKEHLTHLRQVINNSQNSMMARFGEIQLKQLEKRYHHLSSVRSSCQGFFSNKTVHLEVFDFIAGASTFLMRVIDPYHQYPFKTIDLPLIPDQIGVENVDNAEYLRKNAPVPFKYYPEFVIEGSINYCQYVTKYVQNPLFRNPRLHSYIELATMILRCPELISNPHLKGKMVQVLSIGAMPMSDNSPGFMMEIFEHNDIVLKNLLYGLLDFYVIVEKTGSSSQFYDKFNARYSISIILEALYEIPHYRNQLLWQSQNNSDFFVRFVARMLNDLTFLLDEGLTTLADVHNIQLELENRAKGLPPSREEETQELQNRLKSAERQAKSSCGLSEKSLVLFNIFTKHIPKAFSTPEIVDRLAAMLDYNLESLVGSKCRELKVKDPSKYQFNPKTLLQTLATIYINLADEQEFIAAVARDGRSFNKELFKKAVHILSVKTGLFSEEMCHKLIYFADSAEKTRLLEEEEDLEMGDAPEEFLDPLMYTIMKDPVILPTSKVTIDRSTIKAHLLSDSTDPFNRSPLKLEEVIPNVELKEKILEFRKSKRSKKE; from the coding sequence ATGACGTTAATGAGAGACATTTTTATGGTGACCCTTGACCCGAATGATTCCAAAGGGTGCACTTATGTTGGAGATATAGAAGATGTATCTGACCTTAGTGCAGACTGTGTTGATCCCATTGTTTTGTATCAATTGACCGAAAATGAGTCGTTACAAGAACAGCCgttgaaatatttaaaCTCATGTTTCCAGCGTTGTCAGCAATCCAAACGTATATCGAAAAAGAATCTGGATGAACAGCAAACTATTACCTTACAAGAGATTGATAGGCTTATCGTGGGTTATGCTTTAGTTTGTTTCCAGATCGAAGAATTTGCAATTAAGGGCTCTTTCCAACAGTATATTTCTGATATATTACAAGATTTGGATAAGTTCACAGATTTGTTAACTGCAATGATCAATAGATCAATCCAGGAGGGAACTgcttttgattttgttgataaCTTTTTTCAGACTGTGCAAGTTTATATTGGTAAGGTCGATGCAACAGAAGGATTCGATTTGAACAACTCTACGTTATACAATAAAGTCTTGACTCTTTTCGAGCTATTTGTATCGTTCAAACCAGTGGCAACCATATTTACCAAATTGACCGGATTCTTTGCTGACTATTCTACCGCTGCTAATCAATACGAGAAAGTGACTTTGTTGGGTCCCATACTTTCCCTCTCGCCACTTCAGACTGCAGTCgcattgaaaaattatgTTGACCCTGATTCTCAAAATCAGCAACAGATAAACATGATTCACACTTCTTTGCACACGGAACATAACGTGGTTCTACAAAGATTATTCTATATTGTGGATAAAATCATTAGAGCATCACCGGAATCGAGGTCAGATCTTTTATCCTATCTAGGACAGATTGTGAATAAGAACCATCTTCGTAGAGGTGATCATGCACAAGTTAACAAATTAGCTTCCAACTCCTTTATGACAAATATAACTTTAATGTTAATTAAATTTTCCTTGCCGTTCCTCGATGTATCTTACAAGAAGATTGACAAAATTGACGTTaattatttcaacaatttgaaTCTTTACATTGACTTGAACCAGGAAACAAGAATGAACTCGGATGCCAAAGAGGCGGACGAATTTTATGATCAGAAtaagaaaacaaatgaagAGGAGCCAAATTTTATTTCGcattgtttctttttgacTTTGACGTACTTGCATTATGGTATTGGTGGTACTATACTATTTGATGAGAGATATGCTCCAGAAGTCACAAAACTAAAAGAACATTTGACTCATTTAAGACAAGTTATTAATAATTCACAAAACAGCATGATGGCCAGATTTGGagaaattcaattgaagcaaTTAGAGAAAAGATATCACCATCTCTCATCGGTCAGATCTTCTTGCCAAGGATTTTTCAGTAATAAAACTGTGCACCTAGAGgtctttgatttcataGCCGGAGCAAGTACTTTCTTGATGCGTGTTATCGACCCGTATCACCAATATCCTTTCAAAACGATAGACTTGCCTCTAATACCTGATCAAATAGGAGTTGAAAATGTCGATAACGCGGAGTATTTGAGGAAAAACGCCCCAGTTCCCTTTAAATATTATCCAGAATTTGTCATCGAAGGTTCAATCAACTATTGCCAGTACGTGACAAAATATGTGCAAAATCCACTATTCAGAAACCCAAGACTCCATTCTTACATTGAATTGGCAACGATGATTTTACGCTGTCCTGAATTAATATCGAATCCTCATTTGAAGGGTAAAATGGTTCAAGTGTTAAGTATCGGAGCTATGCCAATGAGTGATAATTCTCCAGGTTTCATGATGGAAATCTTTGAGCATAACGATATTGTGTTGAAAAACTTGTTGTATGGCTTATTGGACTTTTATgttattgttgaaaagacaGGTTCTTCATCACAGTTTTACGATAAATTTAATGCCCGTTACAGTATCTCAATAATTCTTGAAGCTTTGTACGAGATTCCTCACTACCGCAATCAATTACTGTGGCAATCACAAAATAattctgatttctttgttaGATTTGTAGCAAGAATGTTGAATGATTTGACATTCTTGTTGGATGAAGGTCTTACTACACTTGCTGATGTCCATAATATACAGCTAGAGTTAGAAAATCGGGCAAAGGGTTTGCCGCCAAGTCgggaagaagaaacccAAGAGCTACAAAATCGTCTCAAATCCGCTGAAAGACAAGCCAAGTCGTCATGCGGATTGTCGGAAAAGTCGTTAGTGttgttcaatattttcACGAAGCATATTCCAAAAGCTTTTTCCACACCGGAAATTGTAGACAGATTGGCTGCGATGCTAGACTACAATTTGGAGTCGTTAGTAGGCTCCAAGTGTCGTGAATTAAAAGTCAAGGATCCATCGaaatatcaattcaatCCCAAGACTTTGTTACAGACATTGGCTACAATTTACATCAATTTAGCtgatgaacaagaattcATTGCTGCAGTTGCTAGAGATGGCCGTTCCTTCAATAAAGAGTTGTTTAAGAAGGCTGTACATATCCTCTCAGTGAAAACTGGCCTATTTTCTGAGGAAATGTGCCACAAGTTGATATATTTTGCCGACTCCGCTGAAAAAACTAGACTCCtggaggaagaagaagacttGGAAATGGGAGATGCTCCAGAAGAATTCTTGGATCCTTTAATGTATACTATCATGAAAGACCCAGTCATTCTCCCTACTTCCAAAGTTACCATTGATAGAAGCACCATTAAAGCACATTTGCTAAGCGACTCAACAGACCCCTTCAACAGATCACCATTGAAACTTGAGGAGGTTATACCCAACGTGGAGTTGAAGGAGAAAATCTTGGAATTCAGAAAATCTAAGCGttcgaagaaagaatag
- the PPH22 gene encoding phosphoprotein phosphatase 2A catalytic subunit PPH22 (highly similar to uniprot|P23594 Saccharomyces cerevisiae YDL134C PPH21 Catalytic subunit of protein phosphatase 2A functionally redundant with Pph22p methylated at C terminus forms alternate complexes with several regulatory subunits involved in signal transduction and regulation of mitosis) has product MDVDTDVPMHDAVEDQLDSTLDEEAPGFDNGLASSSPGTSGIADNKATKPVELTGSSIGQLDAWLEKLSQCQCLSEEDVAKLCKMAVDVLQFEDNVQPVSVPVTICGDVHGQFHDLIELFKIGGPCPDTNYLFMGDYVDRGYYSVETVSYLVALKVRYPSRITILRGNHESRQITQVYGFYDECLRKYGSANVWKMFTDLFDYFPITALVDNKIFCLHGGLSPMIETVDQVRELNRIQEVPHEGPMCDLLWSDPDDRGGWGISPRGAGFTFGQDISEQFNHTNDLSLIARAHQLVMEGYAWSHQQSVVTIFSAPNYCYRCGNQAAIMEVDDTMNRQFLQYNPSVRPGEPTVSRKTPDYFL; this is encoded by the coding sequence ATGGATGTTGATACTGATGTGCCTATGCATGACGCAGTAGAAGATCAACTGGATTCAACTTTAGACGAAGAAGCTCCAGGTTTTGATAACGGATTGGCGAGTTCGTCTCCAGGTACGTCAGGAATAGCTGACAATAAGGCTACGAAACCCGTGGAACTGACTGGGTCTAGTATCGGTCAATTGGATGCATGGTTAGAAAAGTTGAGTCAATGTCAATGTTTGTCGGAGGAAGATGTTGCCAAGTTGTGTAAGATGGCGGTTGATGTGCTTCAATTTGAGGACAACGTTCAACCTGTGTCCGTCCCCGTGACGATATGTGGTGACGTTCATGGACAATTCCACgatttgatagaattaTTCAAGATCGGTGGACCTTGTCCCGATACAAATTACTTGTTCATGGGTGATTATGTCGATAGAGGTTATTATTCTGTAGAGACTGTTTCATATTTGGTTGCACTAAAAGTCCGTTACCCAAGCAGAATTACAATTCTAAGAGGTAATCATGAGTCTAGGCAGATTACACAAGTGTACGGGTTTTATGATGAGTGTCTAAGGAAATACGGTAGCGCTAACGTTTGGAAAATGTTTActgatttgtttgattaTTTCCCAATTACCGCACTAGTGGATAACAAGATCTTCTGTCTACATGGTGGCCTTTCACCAATGATCGAAACGGTTGATCAAGTCAGAGAACTAAATAGAATACAAGAGGTTCCTCATGAAGGTCCAATGTGTGATCTATTATGGTCAGACCCGGATGATAGAGGTGGCTGGGGTATAAGTCCAAGAGGTGCAGGTTTCACGTTTGGTCAAGACATTAGTGAGCAATTCAATCATACAAACGATCTCTCATTGATTGCGAGAGCACATCAATTGGTTATGGAAGGATATGCTTGGTCTCATCAACAAAGTGTTGTTACCATATTCAGCGCTCCAAACTACTGTTATAGATGTGGTAATCAAGCAGCAATCATGGAAGTTGACGATACGATGAATAGACAGTTCTTACAGTATAATCCATCCGTAAGACCCGGTGAACCAACCGTAAGTAGAAAGACTCCGGATTATTTCTTGTAA
- the RBS1 gene encoding Rbs1p (weakly similar to uniprot|Q870H2 Saccharomyces cerevisiae YDL189W RBS1 Protein of unknown function identified as a high copy suppressor of psk1 psk2 mutations that confer temperature-sensitivity for galactose utilization proposed to bind single-stranded nucleic acids via its R3H domain), with the protein MEELKVTPALLIALFQKPQDRVFLIDLENSVLDFVESSAYTYQLKPMNSYYRLLSHQVAEYHGLQHTVSKDNDKCVIVYKQNDYEPNANLILLQELEPQVMYQFPPEYYALASMAAANNQQQLIHKTIRQKPRQSSQHHTPVSAPEHVSDNQTTRDNAQVTDDKSAEGVSPAAAALRMSIKKKVKILKREVETDSGQSRDLSHEATTSTSIENTLEEEKGAGSNKDSTVIDLEEQRRIKEQQYNEEKEKIFSGSPSSLTPVSTPPATPVTLNSASGSNGEADDSPQPHQFETSRFNLNHQNEMKYMKKTQYQHNNKRQNSHNNRYNKPLNRQPVMHPYYGVPPPMAPMRPDSIPFGYQMVAPMEYMYYPIGAPMTNNRMMIPGQPMYAMPPPVFQPYEKKNSGKNDSNGYKKNGKPINEARHFRC; encoded by the coding sequence ATGGAAGAGCTTAAAGTTACGCCGGCATTGCTGATAGCGTTGTTTCAAAAACCTCAGGATCGAGTGTTTTTGATTGATCTGGAGAATAGCGTTCTAGATTTTGTTGAATCCTCAGCTTATACTtatcaattgaaaccaatgaaCTCTTATTATAGATTACTGTCGCATCAAGTAGCAGAATACCATGGTTTGCAACATACAGTTTCGAAGGACAATGATAAATGTGTGATCGTCTATAAACAGAATGACTATGAACCAAATGCAAATCTGATCCTTCTCCAGGAATTGGAACCACAGGTCATGTACCAGTTTCCACCAGAGTATTACGCCCTTGCTTCGATGGCAGCAGCTAATAATCAGCAACAATTGATACACAAGACAATAAGACAAAAGCCAAGACAGAGTAGTCAGCATCATACGCCAGTGTCAGCTCCTGAACACGTATCGGATAATCAAACAACCAGAGACAATGCACAGGTTACTGATGATAAAAGTGCTGAAGGGGTTTCACCTGCAGCAGCAGCTCTTCGTATGtctatcaagaaaaaagtgaagATACTTAAACGGGAGGTGGAAACAGATAGCGGACAATCGAGGGATTTAAGCCACGAAGCAACTACTTCAACATCAATAGAAAacactttggaagaagaaaagggTGCAGGGTCAAATAAAGATTCGACGGTCATAGATTTAGAGGAACAGAGAAGAATAAAAGAACAACAGtataatgaagaaaaagagaagatcTTCTCTGGTTCTCCATCGTCCCTCACCCCAGTTTCCACCCCACCTGCGACACCTGTAACACTGAATTCTGCAAGTGGATCGAATGGGGAAGCAGATGATTCTCCTCAGCCTCATCAGTTCGAGACTTCCAGATTTAATCTAAACCATCAAAacgaaatgaaatatatgaaGAAAACACAATACCAGCATAACAACAAGAGACAGAACTCACACAATAACAGGTATAACAAGCCATTGAATAGACAGCCTGTTATGCATCCATATTATGGAGTGCCACCTCCGATGGCACCAATGAGACCAGATTCTATTCCGTTCGGATATCAGATGGTAGCGCCAATGGAGTATATGTACTACCCTATAGGAGCTCCAATGACTAACAATCGAATGATGATACCAGGACAACCAATGTATGCCATGCCACCACCAGTATTTCAACCTtatgagaaaaagaacagtGGTAAAAATGACTCTAATGGATACAAAAAGAATGGAAAACCCATAAATGAAGCACGTCATTTTCGTTGCTGA
- a CDS encoding uncharacterized protein (some similarities with uniprot|P48568 Saccharomyces cerevisiae YDL186W Hypothetical ORF), producing the protein MTETLDLSNSRWVFDQSLLQGDAQHAEKSQGQNLHHSEKSVRELVISKQHTRVFPVDNQLMGRMEDQLVRWKRPASSHLGTVQVIEGTHPYQQEPISMSQTWSQIRDAFSTRMQRNSINDTQEDEEEDLDGLDLGNTEIWNYKDKAFTTERIDTYRSNIIDEYNATTSMTAKAVPVTLKLPARTDDMTINSQYTYHYPIPQYYLPHSQQQQNNNNVTNSRQMTQASQDASFSCSSWLCFT; encoded by the coding sequence ATGACGGAGACTTTAGATCTTAGCAATAGTCGGTGGGTATTCGATCAAAGCCTGTTACAAGGTGATGCGCAACATGCAGAAAAATCTCAGGGTCAAAACTTGCACCATTCTGAAAAATCTGTTAGGGAGTTGGTTATTTCTAAACAACATACTCGTGTTTTCCCTGTGGATAACCAATTAATGGGCCGGATGGAGGATCAATTAGTTCGATGGAAACGACCAGCATCCTCGCATCTTGGCACAGTACAAGTAATCGAGGGCACTCATCCATACCAACAGGAACCTATTTCAATGTCACAAACGTGGTCCCAGATAAGAGATGCATTTTCGACAAGAATGCAGAGAAATAGTATCAATGATACAcaagaggatgaagaagaagatttagATGGGCTTGACTTGGGCAATACCGAAATTTGGAATTACAAAGACAAAGCATTTACTACTGAACGTATTGACACCTACCGTTCCAACATTATCGATGAATACAATGCAACAACGTCAATGACTGCAAAAGCCGTACCCGTAACGTTGAAATTACCAGCAAGAACAGATGATATGACGATAAATAGTCAGTACACGTATCACTACCCAATTCCACAGTACTACCTACCACATTCacaacaacagcaaaacaacaacaatgtAACAAACTCTAGACAAATGACGCAGGCTTCTCAAGATGCATCCTTCTCTTGCTCCAGTTGGTTATGTTTTACTTGA